Within Nakaseomyces glabratus chromosome G, complete sequence, the genomic segment TTCAGATCATGTCAATGTATCAGAACCAACACCTACTGTACAAACCTTGTCAAAACTTGCCTCATTTTATACCACAAGAGGACACAAGTATTCATACCCGTCTAATATATGTACTGTCAGCTCCAATGAACACAATAAACTAGCATCGCCAGTCAAAAATAGTAACATGGAGACATTTTTGACTGCCCGTGAGAATCAAACAGGTTCACACCACTATAACCACATAACTGAGCCCCATATGAAACATAATTATATTAGACAGAGAGATATGGTTCCTCGTGTCATATCGGATAGCTTGTATCCTGATTTGGGATACAAAGAGAATAAGGTCGATTTCATTTGCTTGAGAAATCAAACCCATCTTCAAGAGAATGTGTAATCAAACATAATATAGTCATCATTTCAGTTCAACAATAAAGGCTTcctttttatttatattctcCGCCTATAATACGGTCTTAGACACTTAGAGTGTAGAAAATATCTCAATCTGTTTTAATCAATGTAAAATTGACACTCCTTACTAATCATATTTCCTCTGTTTCGTGTCAATTCAAACTCAAGGCAATTCCTTTGACTTTGACTTTAGAAGATATTTCTCGGAGAGtaattttatttacattttaatttaattgaataaggcacattttttttcatggTGAATAATTATGCCGTCTATATTATTAGATGAGTTTATCACATGAACTATAGCACGGAAGCTTTGTATTCCCATTAAGTGATTCTTACTAACTATTCATTAATAATGTTTAACTGTATAAAATTTAAGTATTGCAATCAATTTTTAACTAGAGCATGTTCTGGAATTCTACCACGACCATACCCATTAGTTTCATAGTAATCCATTGGATAGTACTCTTCAGAAAACATAACATCATGATTCAACAAAACATTCGCCTCATAAGGAGTAAGCAATGGCTTTGGAAAGGCGTAGCCCCAATCAATAGATAACCGAGGACAAGCAACTTGTACAAAAACGTCAATCTTATCAAATTTTGCCAGTTTTTGAGGGAAAATTTCACTCAGAATTATTTTCACAACTGTTTTACCTGCCTTTATAAGTTTCTCTTCTAAATTACGAACTGTATCAACATTTCCTTGTCTACCCAAGGCACCCAAAATTAAACCAAAGACTTTACCCTTTTGAGCAACCTGAAGTGCCTCGCCTCTAACTTGTACCAATTGCTTTTGATCGTATCTCTCTCTAGTAAACTTTCTGTTATACGGATCATATTTGAATGCTGGAATTTCTGGGTTATGTATCATAGATGACTCCAAGTGGAATCTACCATCACCAATAAAAACCATAGCATCAAATTGATTCTTATCAAGTCTTTCTGACGTACAACCCAAAACTTCTCCTCGCGAAAGGGGTTTGATCTGTGGTGTAACAATGTATAACATATGTTCCTTATCATTTAATAGGGTATCTTTAATAGAATGAACAGTAGGATTAAATTGAATTGTACCAAATGTAGCCAATCTTGAACCTTTTGGGAAGTTCTTTTGTAAAGTCTTTATAACATGGGTCTCATCTATAGCTATCGTGACAAAAACATACAGCACCTTTATTTCTGTGATATCTATCGGAACTAAACATGAATGTGCATAATGCACAATAAAATCACAATCTAAAGCTCTTGCAGTAAAGTCATCAATACAACACGCACCGTATGATACATCACCCATAACAACAGTCTCGACATTACAGAACTGTTCTAATATATCACTTATCAATAATGAGTAAATTAGTAAACCTTCTGGCATTTGTAAGGCCACACGCTTAGCACCATGCTTACGAATATTCCAAACTGTTTTATGTATCTcaaaattataattttgTGGCAGAAGCTTGATAGCTTCATTaagttcttcatcttccaTGATATCATCGGGAATATGGTTTAAACTTCTACCAACATGTACTCTGCTCTTAGTCTGCCTTACAACCTCATTACCATCAGCCTTGACAGTTGTGATAGTTTTTCCATCGGTCTTACGTTTACCAACAAATCTTCTTCTAGGAACCTTTGTAGGCTCCTTCTTCTCGGTAGTATTATCCATTATAACCTGCTTGCTAGATAGTCTTCAAATCtgttataaatattaaaatttagCTAACTTGTAGCAGTTATAGAGTAATTACTAATAAAGTTTAGaatcaagctcatcgctttttttattttttttcgcCGGAATTTgaactgaaatttttcacagCGCACCTTCTTTTAGAAAATGAAGTGGAAAtgatgcgatgagcttcaatAATATAGTAGTATCAATCATtattaaattaatatatttgtaaataATTCTCATTTACTAAATCTATTTATGAATCGATACTGATATTAAACATAATCAAAAGTGGAGGAACAATGATTACTccaaaatttgaagttaGTCAAGACGATGACTTTGTCTATGTCAATATAAAGATTACCAACATTAGATTTAATTCTGGTGGATTAGAAGTTGTCGTTGATAAGACAATGTTATTTTTCTACTTATCACCATACTATCTGCGTCTCAGATTTCCTAATGAAGTGCTCGATGATGACGATCACCCTACAGAAGCACAATATAGGTCGAAGGATGAGTGCatatttatcaaacttCCAAAAGCAGTCAAGGgccaatattttgatgacTTGGACATACCGACAAAACTGTTAGCTAGACAAGGAGATATTATAGGTGCGGATATGGTTGAAAAATCAAcagaaattaaaaaaggACCGCTGATCCAAGAAATTGATTCTACCACGAACACAGAAAAGAatgttgaaaatattacGCAAATGGGAGAGCAGTTTGATTGGGAAATCAAACAAAATGTTAGCTCTGAACCCACATTATCTCTGAATAAGTACGGATTTGATGCGCAGTACAATGGCCTAATTGGCGTATCTATCCCAAACGGTAATGATATAAACGAACTTAATGACCCTGAAAATACTACTGAAAACGATAgaataaaagaaagattAAGCAAAGAAAACCTGAAGTTTGATCCAGATTATTATGTCTCTGAATATATGGTTTCTAAATATGGCTCTGAGGAGGATCTCGAAGTCAATGGGATAAAGAAACTTCTAGGATTTACACCGAGGATTGTAAAAGATTTTCTAGGATGGTATAAATCAATAGAAGATAAGGAATCATTTTATCCAGTCGAGTTCACTGAATTTGAACAAAATCAAATGGTAAATAATATTCCTAAGAAGGAGTACTTAGTCAACGAAATTGATCATATAAAAAAGCTTTACTTGACAATTGTAAACGTTGTCTTTGCATATATTTATGACTCTATTGAGAACGAAGATGCTAGTAATAGTGAAAGTGCGTGGAATATTGGTAAATTAACGCCTCAAATTGCATTTTTAGACCAGAAGTTACAATTAGAAGAAGTCGAAGGTGTGAGCATAATAAAAGTATTGATATACACAGGATTCAGGAGAGCATTGAGTTATCCGTTGCACAGAAATTATGATCTATGCAATAAGGCTTGGGAATACACTTATTACATATTAAGAGGCGGTAAAAAGTTGGTGTTGAGGGCATTATTGAAGGTACATGAAATATTTAGATTTCATGATGCATACTATGTATACAATAAGATTCTACTAGATGATCTAGTCTCATGGTTTATAAATAACGGGAATGAAAATGTTCTGAGAGGTTTGACCATGGAgttcaagaaagaactaGATACCATTTCGAAGGAGACAATAGATTTCGATTGCCTAGTGGAACTTGATCAAGAGACTGGTGAACCAGTGTGGGAGAATATGACTATAAAGGAAATGGAAATACTGGCTGAGGCGGAGTATCAGTCTACTCAAGAATAATAAGCATATTGTCCTTATATATTAACCCGGGTCAAATTTTATTCATATTAATGTTAAATTTTAatcatttaatattaatgtTTTCAAGTAGACAAGATAAATGtatacatatataataGTCAAAACTATTTTTATAATGAATTCAATATTTCATAGGATGCTCaatattaatttatttttcaacGTATTTCGATACTTGCACTAGTTGAAAATCTTCTAAGGCGAGAGAACACCGAGGATCAGGAAAAGTGTAAACATCAAATCAAGCATTAAGGCTGATGAGAATTAGAATATAAATTATATGGCTAGAAAGTGTCCGATAAGCACCTGAAAGCAGTTTTATCATCCACATTTTTGCAGAAGATATAATACAGAGGAAACGAATCAAGTGATTGTCAGATGTCGTTCCTACAGAATTTCCACTTGTCTCCAGGGCAAACAATTAGATCAACTCGTGGGTTTAAATGGAATAGCGGCTCAAATCAGAATGGTATGGCAGATTCTCAAGACACTTCTAGTGGAGTCAAGTCTGACAGGATGTTGTTCAACAATAGCCCTCTAAATCCCAGcaatgataatattcaaattttatCCACTCCAAAGAAACAGCAGCAAACAGCTCCGGTAGTTACAGATTTCAACTACACTCCATCACACCAAAAACCTTTTATACAACCACAGGCAGGCACTACGGTTACATCACATCAGGATATTAAAGAGATTGTGGAGATGACTTTAGGTTCTGAAGGTGTTTTAAATCAAGCTGTCAAATTACCAAGAggtgaaaatgaaaatgaatgGATGGCAGTTCATTGCGTGGATTTCTATAATCAGATTAATATGTTGTATGGTACAATAACAGAATTTTGCTCTCCTCAGACATGCCCTAGGATGATTGCCACGAACGAATACGAATACCTATGGGCGTTTCAAAGAGGTCAACCACCTGTATCTGTACCAGCTCCAAAATATGTTGAGGCACTTATGAAATGGTGTCAAGATCAATTTGATAACGAAAGTATTTTTCCTGCTAAAACAAGTGGCCAATTCCCGGACAAATTTATTGAGAGGCATGTGATACCGATTCTTAGAAGGCTATTCAGAGTATATGCACACATTTATTGTCACCATTTTAATGAGATATTGGAGCTTAACTTACAAACAGTTCTAAACACAAGTTTCAGACATTTTTGTCTCTTCACTCAAGAATTTCAACTTCTAAAAGCATCTGATTTTGGTCCACTATTAGAATTGGTTACTGAATTAAGAGACAGGTAATGTATAatgttatattattaatattttctttgaatagCATAGTTTTTAATGACTTCATATAGTTTTAATCTACATTAATATATGCagtaatgaaataaatgTATGTTAAGTTATGTAGTTTTCTTGTTATTAAAGTGTCCCGAGCCAAGTAAGGACTACTTGATTTAGCTTAAAAAAAGATTTTAGTGCTGACCTTTCACAATCGATAGGATGTATGACATCTTCATAGCTTGATCAATTAGTAATCTTTAGAAAATGGAGTTTGTATATAAACACCTCCACCATTTGCATGAAGTTCCGATGTATTTGTATCTGGTATAGATGACATTGATGTATTAGTATTGGTTTGGTTATCCAATCTAGGGGTCGATGATCTGATATATGTAGATCTATCAGCCATTTCGCTTATGTTATCCTCAGTCATGTGAGCTGGAGTAACTGGTTCATTAATGTTCTGGTCGATATTAATTGATATTTGGGGGGTTCCAATATCACGACCAGGTGTAGTTATTGTGTTTAAAGATTCGTTAGGATTTGGGGACTGCATATTAGAATTCTCATTTATGTTAATTTTCGTTAGTTTCTTGCCATCAGCATCTAAATTTAATTTGTTTTGAACAAATTTACATTTTTCCTTATAATTTGAAGTTGAACTTAATACCTTGATATCATTAAACCATTCCAACATGGACTCATACGAATCTGTCTTAAAAACCCAATTATGGCCCCTTCTTATTAAACCGTTTTGCTTCCCATGAAGGACGAACTTGGCTTCATGAGAGCCCTTCTTGGAATGTTCAGTAACTGTGCATTCGTTAAGAGATAATGACATAATTGGTACAAGATCTTTCTTTCTGTCGATTGATTTGAATTCATGCAAAAAATTAGGAGTTAAAACGTAGAAACCTTTTGAATATGATTTTAAGAATTTCGATCTTCTCTCTAAGTAACCTGACCTTATTTCATATGTGAATGGATCATGTTGGTACTTGTAAGTTATTTCCTTGAGATTTCTCATTGGCACGTTTGGTTGTAAAAAGTTAGGATCACGGGAGATGAATGTGTCCCACTCGTATTGTGGGTTCATATTAAAAAATCCCATGTccaattttgatattagaatatcaaatatcagCTGTGATTGTTGTCCCAATAGTCTCGCATAGATGGTTAAAGCATTCTGTATTTCCATGACAACCACTTTTTCCAATTCAGCACCAGAAGTCTccaaattatcaaaagcTTCATGCAAAAAGTTTTCTTCGATCAACTGTTTCTTAATCTGTTTATCTAATGCTATTTTGGCAAGGTAGGGGTCCTGCTTAGGAGTGCCGTATCTGGCTTCTTTCAAAGAGTCTATGTAATGTTTCATGTCCTGTTTAGTTTGCTGCAGTTCCTTTGCGCATGAATTCTTGAAATCTGATTGTAAAGActtgatttcttttatctttACTAATAAATCTCTTCGCAAGTCCTCAAGTCTCGGTATGACGTCGTTCGTTAGTTCTCTAGATGCGTTTGAAGCGTTTGATGCTAATGCCTCGTGGTACTGATTTAGGATGGTAGGTAAGTCCTGGACTGATCCGCTGCCCAGTGGCAAGAAGAACTTCTGTGTGTATCTGTCCTCGCTTGATGTAGGTTGGTACTGGTTTTCTATTGTGAAGAAAGGGAATTGCACAGCGTGTGACAGTCTGAGCTGTTGTCTGACGATCTCGTCCTCTATAGATGCAATTTCGGTCAGATAGACTATTATTGACCTTATGACGTTCCTCCACGCGGAGAATCTTGCGGCTAATACGTCGGTGGGCTGTCCTGTGGTCGGTATCAGCACTGCTAAGGGTGATTTCGCTTTGGTACTATAATCTAACTGTGTCTGGTTGTTGTTCTGAATATTCTTTGAAGTTATTGATGTGAAGGAATTCTTGccttgttgttgctgttgagGTTGTAACTGTTGTATTGGTTGCTGGATTGTACTGCCTATTGGTGGAGAGAGCGGTGTTGGACTATTaatctgttgttgttgttgttgttgttgttgctgctgctgctgttgtagTTGCTGTTGTAGTTGCTGTTGTAGTTGCTGTTGTGGCTGTTGTTGtggctgttgttgttgttgcagTACAGGGTTATCAATACTGGTTATGGTGCTCATGTTTTGGCTTGGGTTAATAACCACTTGTGGAGGGTTGGCACTTTGGTTCACAGCTCCGTTCAGGTTGTACCCGTTGGGCAGCATCATGCTACCGCTATAAGTCCTGACCTGTTGCAGCTGTGGGTTGCGTTGTGAGTTATCCTGCACAGCGCCTTGCACCTGCACATGTGGCTGCTGCTGCATCTGCTGCTGGAAGTTCTGCAGATAAGTGTTCGTGTAGTCCG encodes:
- the DPH1 gene encoding 2-(3-amino-3-carboxypropyl)histidine synthase (CAGL0G02761g~Ortholog(s) have role in peptidyl-diphthamide biosynthetic process from peptidyl-histidine and cytosol, nucleus localization) codes for the protein MDNTTEKKEPTKVPRRRFVGKRKTDGKTITTVKADGNEVVRQTKSRVHVGRSLNHIPDDIMEDEELNEAIKLLPQNYNFEIHKTVWNIRKHGAKRVALQMPEGLLIYSLLISDILEQFCNVETVVMGDVSYGACCIDDFTARALDCDFIVHYAHSCLVPIDITEIKVLYVFVTIAIDETHVIKTLQKNFPKGSRLATFGTIQFNPTVHSIKDTLLNDKEHMLYIVTPQIKPLSRGEVLGCTSERLDKNQFDAMVFIGDGRFHLESSMIHNPEIPAFKYDPYNRKFTRERYDQKQLVQVRGEALQVAQKGKVFGLILGALGRQGNVDTVRNLEEKLIKAGKTVVKIILSEIFPQKLAKFDKIDVFVQVACPRLSIDWGYAFPKPLLTPYEANVLLNHDVMFSEEYYPMDYYETNGYGRGRIPEHALVKN
- the SHQ1 gene encoding Hsp90 cochaperone SHQ1 (CAGL0G02783g~Ortholog(s) have unfolded protein binding activity, role in box H/ACA snoRNP assembly and cytosol, nucleoplasm localization), coding for MITPKFEVSQDDDFVYVNIKITNIRFNSGGLEVVVDKTMLFFYLSPYYLRLRFPNEVLDDDDHPTEAQYRSKDECIFIKLPKAVKGQYFDDLDIPTKLLARQGDIIGADMVEKSTEIKKGPLIQEIDSTTNTEKNVENITQMGEQFDWEIKQNVSSEPTLSLNKYGFDAQYNGLIGVSIPNGNDINELNDPENTTENDRIKERLSKENLKFDPDYYVSEYMVSKYGSEEDLEVNGIKKLLGFTPRIVKDFLGWYKSIEDKESFYPVEFTEFEQNQMVNNIPKKEYLVNEIDHIKKLYLTIVNVVFAYIYDSIENEDASNSESAWNIGKLTPQIAFLDQKLQLEEVEGVSIIKVLIYTGFRRALSYPLHRNYDLCNKAWEYTYYILRGGKKLVLRALLKVHEIFRFHDAYYVYNKILLDDLVSWFINNGNENVLRGLTMEFKKELDTISKETIDFDCLVELDQETGEPVWENMTIKEMEILAEAEYQSTQE
- the SLM1 gene encoding phosphatidylinositol 4,5-bisphosphate-binding protein (CAGL0G02827g~Ortholog(s) have phosphatidylinositol-4,5-bisphosphate binding, sphingolipid binding activity) encodes the protein MSKHNTMTSNISEMMSQQQQNLQHLHSLQKHTRSLTDYTNTYLQNFQQQMQQQPHVQVQGAVQDNSQRNPQLQQVRTYSGSMMLPNGYNLNGAVNQSANPPQVVINPSQNMSTITSIDNPVLQQQQQPQQQPQQQLQQQLQQQLQQQQQQQQQQQQQQINSPTPLSPPIGSTIQQPIQQLQPQQQQQGKNSFTSITSKNIQNNNQTQLDYSTKAKSPLAVLIPTTGQPTDVLAARFSAWRNVIRSIIVYLTEIASIEDEIVRQQLRLSHAVQFPFFTIENQYQPTSSEDRYTQKFFLPLGSGSVQDLPTILNQYHEALASNASNASRELTNDVIPRLEDLRRDLLVKIKEIKSLQSDFKNSCAKELQQTKQDMKHYIDSLKEARYGTPKQDPYLAKIALDKQIKKQLIEENFLHEAFDNLETSGAELEKVVVMEIQNALTIYARLLGQQSQLIFDILISKLDMGFFNMNPQYEWDTFISRDPNFLQPNVPMRNLKEITYKYQHDPFTYEIRSGYLERRSKFLKSYSKGFYVLTPNFLHEFKSIDRKKDLVPIMSLSLNECTVTEHSKKGSHEAKFVLHGKQNGLIRRGHNWVFKTDSYESMLEWFNDIKVLSSTSNYKEKCKFVQNKLNLDADGKKLTKININENSNMQSPNPNESLNTITTPGRDIGTPQISINIDQNINEPVTPAHMTEDNISEMADRSTYIRSSTPRLDNQTNTNTSMSSIPDTNTSELHANGGGVYIQTPFSKDY
- the MOB1 gene encoding Mob1p (CAGL0G02805g~Ortholog(s) have protein kinase activator activity and role in cellular protein localization, positive regulation of septation initiation signaling, protein phosphorylation); protein product: MSFLQNFHLSPGQTIRSTRGFKWNSGSNQNGMADSQDTSSGVKSDRMLFNNSPLNPSNDNIQILSTPKKQQQTAPVVTDFNYTPSHQKPFIQPQAGTTVTSHQDIKEIVEMTLGSEGVLNQAVKLPRGENENEWMAVHCVDFYNQINMLYGTITEFCSPQTCPRMIATNEYEYLWAFQRGQPPVSVPAPKYVEALMKWCQDQFDNESIFPAKTSGQFPDKFIERHVIPILRRLFRVYAHIYCHHFNEILELNLQTVLNTSFRHFCLFTQEFQLLKASDFGPLLELVTELRDR